The proteins below come from a single Xiphophorus hellerii strain 12219 chromosome 14, Xiphophorus_hellerii-4.1, whole genome shotgun sequence genomic window:
- the cited1 gene encoding cbp/p300-interacting transactivator 1: MTSILCPGNTYAAMKDLSSSSSPLTTLLHYSSSKPSVVPFSSSAGSASSPGVSLSAAPLSKPQPFCLQTGPHLIASMQLQKLNSHYQSLASGVSAGHSAPGGAQKTFGGSPLSTASPLLGPSGGLGTGGNMGVGIGMAGQGSGAAGIIDFDPVDEEVLMSLVVELGLDRANELPELWLGQNEFDFMSDVPAGC; encoded by the coding sequence ATGACCTCAATCCTGTGCCCTGGCAACACCTACGCTGCGATGAAGGACCTCTCATCGTCTTCTTCTCCTCTCACCACCCTCCTCCACTACTCTTCCTCCAAGCCCTCTGTCGTGCCCTTCTCCTCTTCGGCGGGTTCCGCCTCGTCGCCGGGGGTCTCGCTGTCAGCCGCGCCGCTCTCCAAGCCGCAGCCGTTCTGTCTGCAGACGGGTCCTCACCTCATAGCCAGCATGCAGCTGCAGAAGCTCAACTCTCACTACCAGAGCCTCGCCTCGGGGGTCTCCGCCGGCCACTCGGCACCCGGCGGGGCTCAGAAGACCTTCGGGGGCTCGCCGCTGAGCACGGCCAGCCCTCTCCTGGGGCCCTCCGGAGGCCTCGGCACCGGCGGGAACATGGGAGTGGGGATCGGCATGGCGGGCCAAGGCTCCGGAGCGGCCGGGATTATCGACTTTGACCCCGTGGACGAGGAAGTTCTCATGTCTCTGGTGGTTGAGCTGGGTTTGGACAGAGCCAACGAGCTGCCGGAGCTCTGGCTGGGACAGAACGAGTTTGACTTCATGTCAGACGTCCCGGCCGGATGCTGA